A region of Marnyiella aurantia DNA encodes the following proteins:
- the mgtE gene encoding magnesium transporter: MNTTVNDNEISINPADIAERLSDLRADERLLEFLKVPKKFKAAVFSHLDADFQEETIRSIGNEEVSEILNGMTPDDRTELFEDFPDELIKYSINLLNPQERRIALKLLGYDEDSIARMMTPYYIQIRNEWTVKKCFEQIKKVGKKVETLNYLYVVDERNHLIDDLDIRNLLLADEDQLVSELTDHHFVAIKTTTSREDAVQYFEKYDRNALPIITEAGVLVGIVTIDDILDQVEQQNTEDIQKFGGMDALDDPYIQTHWFEMIKKRGLWLIVLFFLQLITATVMGFYENEIEKAVVLALFIPLIISSGGNSGSQAATLIIRAMALQEITLKDWWTVMKKEVTTGLVLGTFLGIIGFFRIMLWHEWGWFDYGEHWFFVGISAGISLAMIVLWGTLSGSMVPFILKKFKLDPATSSAPFVATLVDVTGLIIYFSIAGLFLTGKIL, encoded by the coding sequence GTGAATACTACTGTAAACGATAATGAGATTTCAATAAACCCCGCGGATATCGCCGAAAGGTTAAGCGACCTGCGCGCGGATGAACGTTTGCTGGAGTTCCTGAAAGTTCCCAAGAAATTTAAAGCCGCTGTTTTTTCCCACCTGGATGCCGACTTCCAGGAGGAAACCATACGCAGTATCGGTAACGAGGAAGTATCCGAGATCCTGAACGGCATGACTCCCGACGACAGGACCGAACTCTTTGAGGATTTCCCGGACGAGCTCATCAAGTATTCCATAAACCTGCTGAATCCGCAGGAAAGGCGCATTGCCCTCAAACTTTTGGGCTACGATGAAGACAGTATCGCCAGGATGATGACGCCCTACTACATTCAGATCCGGAATGAATGGACAGTAAAGAAATGCTTCGAGCAAATCAAGAAGGTAGGCAAGAAAGTGGAGACGCTCAATTACCTGTATGTAGTAGATGAACGTAACCATCTTATTGATGACCTGGACATCCGTAACCTGCTTTTGGCAGATGAGGACCAGCTTGTTTCCGAACTTACAGACCATCACTTTGTAGCCATTAAGACTACGACCTCACGTGAAGATGCGGTTCAGTATTTTGAAAAATACGACAGAAACGCACTGCCAATTATCACCGAAGCCGGCGTATTGGTTGGAATTGTGACAATTGATGATATCCTGGATCAGGTAGAACAGCAAAATACCGAAGACATTCAGAAATTCGGGGGTATGGACGCTTTGGACGACCCTTATATCCAAACCCATTGGTTCGAGATGATTAAGAAAAGAGGACTTTGGCTTATCGTACTTTTCTTCCTTCAGCTTATCACGGCTACGGTTATGGGCTTTTATGAAAATGAGATTGAAAAAGCCGTGGTGCTGGCTCTGTTTATCCCTTTAATTATTTCCAGTGGCGGTAACTCCGGATCGCAGGCCGCCACGCTTATTATCCGTGCCATGGCTCTTCAGGAGATTACACTCAAAGACTGGTGGACGGTGATGAAAAAAGAGGTGACCACAGGACTGGTCCTGGGAACATTTTTGGGAATAATCGGTTTTTTCAGAATCATGCTCTGGCACGAATGGGGCTGGTTCGACTATGGCGAACACTGGTTCTTCGTTGGTATAAGTGCCGGGATTTCCTTGGCCATGATCGTTCTCTGGGGTACACTTTCCGGGTCAATGGTGCCTTTTATCCTGAAGAAATTCAAACTCGATCCCGCAACCTCATCGGCACCATTTGTTGCCACACTTGTAGACGTAACCGGTCTGATTATCTATTTTTCAATTGCAGGTCTCTTCCTGACCGGTAAAATCCTTTAA
- a CDS encoding aldo/keto reductase — MTESIRLNDGLLLPPVGFGTYKAESTAEAVRTAVECGYRLIDTASVYGNETEVGQGLESSGVNRGNLFVTSKVWRTDLGYNAAKKAFEASLKRLSLDYLDLYLIHWPANSRNFDDWADVNSETWCALEDLQQEGLIKSIGVSNFWPEHLEKLLKRARVVPAVNQLEFHPGYQQRIIIELCRQHNITVQAWSPLARGRLAEDEVLNVVASKYGKSVSQIILRWTVQQNIIPIPKSANSNRIKENIDIFDFELSAEDMSHISAIPQKGFSGERPDLWPDRQRT, encoded by the coding sequence ATGACAGAGAGTATAAGGCTGAACGACGGTTTATTGCTGCCACCTGTCGGATTCGGAACCTACAAAGCAGAAAGTACAGCTGAGGCAGTGCGCACGGCGGTTGAGTGCGGATACAGGCTTATAGACACTGCATCGGTCTATGGCAATGAAACGGAAGTAGGGCAGGGCTTAGAGTCCTCCGGAGTGAACCGCGGTAATCTTTTCGTTACCTCAAAAGTATGGCGTACAGATTTGGGATATAACGCAGCAAAAAAAGCCTTTGAAGCTTCATTAAAACGACTTTCTCTGGATTATTTGGATCTTTATCTCATCCACTGGCCGGCGAACTCCAGGAATTTTGATGATTGGGCAGACGTAAATTCAGAAACGTGGTGCGCACTCGAAGACTTACAGCAGGAGGGCCTGATAAAATCTATCGGAGTAAGTAATTTCTGGCCGGAGCATCTGGAAAAGCTTTTGAAGAGGGCACGCGTGGTACCCGCCGTAAATCAATTGGAATTTCATCCCGGTTACCAACAGCGTATAATTATTGAACTATGCAGGCAGCATAATATTACGGTTCAGGCCTGGTCACCGCTGGCGCGCGGACGGCTCGCTGAAGATGAGGTTTTAAACGTGGTGGCGTCCAAATATGGTAAAAGCGTTTCCCAGATTATATTGCGCTGGACCGTGCAGCAGAATATCATCCCAATTCCAAAGTCGGCCAACAGTAACCGTATCAAAGAGAATATTGACATTTTTGATTTTGAACTCAGTGCCGAAGATATGTCCCATATCAGTGCGATACCCCAAAAAGGATTCAGCGGCGAAAGGCCGGATTTATGGCCTGACCGTCAACGTACGTAA
- a CDS encoding TonB-dependent receptor, which translates to MSLIQQKLTPKQKALAINLDSNIYGTFAEIGAGQETVRHFFRAGGASKTIAKAMSAYDKDFSDAIYGKEAHNRYVTQHRLRKMLRYEVSLIEERLSRDDNPGRRFFSYANTVTTINFDKTLKGHGWVGVRFQRDEDEGYSEVVLHVKFKENNTTLQQETLGNLGVNLIYGAFFYNDNPRRLISSLYDDIALDDLEIDMIDFMGPAFAYVDNRLMSLQLVKNGMTDAVIFTPGGKNMLPADLLYRKNIFAVRGSFRPVTKVNIDMFESGLKMFMEDADCTEKETEVLFEITISNLKGDGDIDERDFLDRVDVLANLGYTVIISNFSEYYRLINYFAGYTGLKIGIGMGVNNLLMVFDENYYKNLSGGILEAFGKFFRNDMTVYLYPYKDPETHEILTSNNLRVNENLKQLYKFFKHNNRIKDIETYQRQYAEIYSREILRMISENESGWEVQVPDGVADLIKDRGMFGYKNEVELKEFT; encoded by the coding sequence ATGTCTTTAATCCAGCAAAAACTAACTCCAAAGCAGAAAGCATTAGCCATTAACCTGGATTCTAATATATACGGGACTTTTGCAGAAATAGGTGCAGGTCAGGAAACTGTACGGCACTTCTTCCGGGCCGGCGGCGCTTCCAAAACGATCGCAAAGGCAATGTCCGCCTATGACAAGGATTTTTCAGATGCTATTTACGGTAAAGAAGCTCATAACCGCTATGTAACACAGCATAGGCTGAGAAAGATGTTGCGGTACGAAGTTTCACTGATTGAAGAGCGGCTTTCGCGTGACGATAATCCCGGCAGAAGGTTTTTTTCCTATGCCAATACGGTAACCACAATTAATTTTGATAAAACCCTTAAAGGGCACGGCTGGGTAGGTGTACGCTTCCAGCGTGACGAGGATGAAGGTTACAGCGAAGTGGTTCTGCATGTGAAATTTAAGGAAAATAATACCACTCTACAGCAGGAAACACTTGGGAATTTAGGTGTAAACCTTATTTACGGTGCTTTCTTTTATAACGATAATCCACGCCGGCTGATCTCCTCTTTATATGATGACATCGCACTGGACGACCTTGAAATTGATATGATTGACTTCATGGGACCTGCATTCGCTTATGTTGATAACAGGCTGATGAGCCTGCAGCTGGTGAAAAACGGTATGACGGACGCGGTGATTTTTACGCCTGGCGGAAAGAATATGCTGCCGGCAGATCTGCTTTACCGTAAGAATATCTTTGCGGTACGTGGCAGTTTCAGACCTGTAACCAAGGTAAACATAGACATGTTCGAAAGCGGACTGAAAATGTTTATGGAAGATGCAGACTGTACCGAGAAGGAGACCGAAGTTCTTTTTGAGATCACAATCTCCAACCTGAAAGGTGATGGCGATATAGACGAGCGTGACTTTCTGGACAGGGTAGATGTGCTTGCGAACCTGGGGTACACAGTCATTATTTCGAACTTCTCAGAATATTACAGGCTTATCAATTATTTTGCGGGATATACCGGCCTTAAAATCGGTATCGGAATGGGTGTAAACAACCTTCTGATGGTGTTCGACGAGAATTATTACAAAAATCTTTCCGGAGGAATCCTGGAGGCCTTTGGCAAGTTTTTCCGAAACGATATGACGGTTTATCTATATCCTTACAAAGACCCTGAAACCCATGAAATCCTGACTTCCAATAACCTTAGGGTCAATGAAAACCTGAAACAGCTCTATAAGTTCTTTAAACACAATAACAGGATTAAGGATATTGAAACTTATCAGCGGCAGTATGCGGAGATCTATTCCCGCGAAATATTGCGGATGATTTCCGAAAACGAAAGCGGTTGGGAAGTTCAGGTACCGGATGGCGTAGCCGATCTTATAAAGGACCGCGGCATGTTCGGATATAAGAACGAAGTAGAATTAAAGGAATTTACCTAA
- a CDS encoding SDR family oxidoreductase, with product MKDTYTSTLNGRTVVITGASSGVGRATAEAFAREGCNIVLAARGREALDETAQLCRDLGAVALAVPTDVSVATQVQQLAETALQFNGRIDVWVNNAGVMATGMLEDMPVEAIDQIIKTNLLGYLHGAHTVIPVFKKQQDGVLINNISIGGWMPAPYGTAYSASKYGVRGMVESLQGEVSNFPNIHVCAMYPAIQRSTGNMHSAKYSGFSSKIPPISFDPRELAAAMVQTAKYPRKEVYTDWSSVLFKTVYRMFPKTVINTGSAVMRLMMKKDTSGTNGNILNPSAEPHRIYGETMLPPPSRTSKLLMVSGLLAAGAYMLWNRSQPEGKKQLK from the coding sequence ATGAAAGATACTTACACCTCAACCTTAAACGGTAGAACAGTCGTAATAACAGGAGCCAGCAGCGGAGTTGGCCGCGCAACAGCGGAAGCATTCGCACGCGAGGGCTGCAATATAGTATTGGCGGCACGTGGCCGCGAGGCACTCGACGAAACAGCACAACTTTGCCGTGACCTTGGAGCCGTGGCCCTGGCGGTGCCTACAGATGTGTCAGTCGCCACCCAGGTTCAGCAGCTCGCTGAAACAGCACTTCAGTTCAATGGCCGGATTGATGTTTGGGTAAATAACGCCGGCGTGATGGCCACCGGTATGCTGGAGGATATGCCGGTAGAAGCCATAGACCAGATTATCAAAACCAATCTTCTGGGATACCTGCACGGTGCGCATACTGTAATACCCGTATTTAAAAAGCAGCAGGACGGTGTACTGATTAACAATATTTCAATTGGTGGCTGGATGCCCGCACCGTACGGAACTGCATACTCTGCGTCTAAGTATGGGGTACGCGGCATGGTGGAAAGTCTGCAGGGCGAAGTGTCCAATTTCCCGAATATTCATGTTTGCGCCATGTATCCAGCGATTCAGAGGTCTACCGGAAATATGCATTCGGCAAAATATTCAGGATTCAGTTCCAAAATTCCGCCAATTTCGTTTGATCCGCGCGAACTTGCCGCCGCGATGGTACAGACAGCCAAGTATCCCCGTAAGGAAGTATACACGGACTGGTCATCTGTTCTTTTTAAAACAGTGTACAGGATGTTTCCAAAAACGGTAATTAACACAGGTTCTGCCGTTATGCGTCTGATGATGAAGAAAGATACCAGTGGGACCAACGGAAATATCCTTAACCCTTCTGCAGAACCGCACCGTATTTATGGTGAGACCATGCTGCCGCCACCATCCAGGACTTCCAAACTTCTTATGGTGTCAGGGTTGTTGGCAGCCGGTGCTTATATGCTTTGGAACCGGTCTCAACCCGAGGGCAAAAAGCAACTCAAGTAG
- a CDS encoding GAF domain-containing protein produces MSEIKKRLSTILESPHFPTEEKLQKICHLLDQEIHYFNWTGFYFRNGDKDELILGPYVGAETDHTVIPFGKGICGQVAVSGETFVVPDVHDQDNYLSCSIDTKAEIVVPIIKDGENIGQIDIDSHKLDPFTAEDREMLEWLCAEVAKIL; encoded by the coding sequence ATGTCTGAAATAAAAAAACGCCTTTCCACTATACTGGAAAGCCCTCATTTCCCTACAGAAGAAAAACTTCAGAAGATCTGTCATCTGCTGGATCAGGAGATTCATTATTTTAACTGGACAGGTTTTTACTTCCGTAACGGTGATAAAGATGAACTGATCCTGGGTCCTTATGTAGGGGCAGAGACAGATCACACGGTCATTCCTTTCGGAAAGGGAATCTGCGGACAGGTGGCGGTTTCCGGCGAAACATTTGTAGTTCCCGATGTCCATGACCAGGACAATTATCTTTCCTGTTCCATTGATACCAAAGCGGAAATTGTGGTTCCTATTATTAAAGATGGCGAGAATATAGGACAGATTGACATCGATTCCCACAAGCTTGACCCTTTTACAGCTGAAGACCGTGAAATGCTGGAGTGGTTATGCGCCGAGGTGGCGAAAATCCTGTAG
- a CDS encoding pyruvate decarboxylase, whose protein sequence is MFYRFTLSTFILLLITGLSEIAAQDIVINTEQRTGNRESQNIIYFTPSIYPDVAEIKDATNEAFFSAVSDSYVNNRNRRMVRVDMPVTYEDADRNTIREICINNNATHAVIPHVKFFKVGLGQFVFSSQVVVSMKLYDAEGNFVSESSYDTFRKNARIMGSAQNSIRIGTNGVLRELSQNIKRKK, encoded by the coding sequence ATGTTTTACAGATTTACACTTTCCACCTTTATTTTATTGCTTATTACGGGGTTATCCGAAATTGCAGCTCAGGATATTGTAATAAATACCGAGCAGCGTACAGGCAACCGTGAAAGCCAGAATATCATTTATTTTACTCCTTCTATCTATCCCGATGTTGCCGAGATTAAGGACGCAACCAACGAAGCTTTCTTTTCAGCAGTATCGGACAGTTATGTAAATAACCGCAACCGCAGGATGGTTCGTGTGGATATGCCTGTGACCTATGAGGATGCCGACCGCAATACCATTCGGGAAATCTGCATCAATAACAACGCAACGCACGCGGTAATTCCACATGTAAAGTTTTTTAAAGTAGGTCTGGGGCAGTTTGTATTTTCCAGCCAGGTGGTTGTAAGTATGAAACTCTATGATGCTGAAGGAAATTTTGTTTCTGAAAGCTCGTATGACACCTTCCGCAAAAATGCCCGAATCATGGGTTCTGCACAAAACTCGATCCGCATCGGGACCAACGGTGTACTGAGAGAGTTGAGTCAGAATATAAAACGTAAGAAATAA
- a CDS encoding HopJ type III effector protein: MLLDQLKTSPETINFKEVLAYIDQHYTFSPTKFTNANALNEAGENNGSCKIFSFAKLKGLNEEETLALFGDFYRTGVLQNPEGTDHRNIRNFMLSGWEGIAFEGEALKKRD, from the coding sequence ATGCTCCTAGACCAACTCAAAACCTCCCCCGAAACCATCAACTTTAAAGAAGTGCTTGCCTACATTGACCAGCATTACACCTTCAGCCCAACAAAATTTACCAACGCTAATGCGCTGAATGAAGCGGGTGAAAATAACGGTTCGTGCAAGATTTTCAGTTTTGCAAAACTTAAAGGGCTGAACGAAGAGGAAACGCTGGCGCTGTTCGGGGATTTCTACCGGACGGGTGTGCTTCAAAATCCTGAGGGTACAGACCACCGGAACATCCGCAACTTTATGCTATCCGGCTGGGAGGGAATTGCTTTTGAAGGTGAGGCATTGAAAAAAAGAGACTAG
- the rpsO gene encoding 30S ribosomal protein S15, which translates to MYLTSEKKAEIFAKHGGKAENTGSAEGQIALFTFRINHLTGHLKANHKDFNTERSLVKLVGKRKRLLDYLKAKDITRYRAIIAELGIRK; encoded by the coding sequence ATGTACTTAACATCAGAGAAAAAAGCAGAAATCTTCGCTAAACACGGAGGAAAAGCAGAAAACACAGGTTCTGCAGAAGGTCAGATAGCACTGTTTACCTTCAGAATTAATCACCTTACAGGTCACCTGAAGGCTAACCATAAAGATTTCAACACAGAGAGATCACTTGTAAAGCTGGTAGGTAAAAGAAAAAGACTTCTTGATTATCTGAAAGCTAAAGATATTACCAGATACAGAGCGATTATCGCTGAACTGGGAATCAGAAAATAA
- a CDS encoding polyribonucleotide nucleotidyltransferase, with amino-acid sequence MNAPQAIIEKIQLKDGREITIETGKLAKQANGSVVVRMGGTMLLATVVANKDASPGVDFLPLTVDYREKFYSGGKIPGNFFRREARPSDEEILTMRLVDRVLRPLFPDDFHAEVQVMISLISYDKECMPEALAGLAASAAIAITDIPFNGPMSEVTVARIDGQLVVNPSRENLDKADLNILVGATKDSIVMVEGVMDEITEEEMIEAIKFAHEEIKVQVEAQERLAERVGKSLPKREYTHENHDEEIREKVWKDTFDKVYEVAKTPSAKEERHDNFKAVLEEFLAQYSEEELETVKPFAKIYFHDVEKEAMRQMILNEKIRLDGRTPETIRPIWSEVDYLPGAHGSAVFTRGETQSLTAVTLGSVKDANMVDSVAINYDEKFFLHYNFPPFSTGEARPLRGTSRREVGHGNLAQRALSRIIPAENPYTIRIVSDILESNGSSSMATVCAGTLALMDAGVQITKPVSGIAMGLVTDPESGKFTVLSDILGDEDHLGDMDFKVTGTADGITACQMDIKIQGLSMDIMETALKQAREGRLHILGEMLKTLDAPRVDVKPHAPKMEVLEIPKEFIGGVIGPGGKIIQQMQKDFQTVIAIEEIGEIGRIEISGVSRENINATIAAINEITFVPTVGEVYNGRVVKVMDFGAFVAIAKGTEGLLHISEIEWARLDKVPYNEGDMVEVKFMGYDDRKKMKLSRKVLLERPPRTERKEGEGDNRENRDSRPPRNDRRDGGDRRRDDNFNRSNNRPEHSGRQTEKPAGEDTFKPLNESENTDDVKPEGF; translated from the coding sequence ATGAATGCTCCACAAGCAATTATTGAAAAAATTCAATTAAAGGATGGTAGAGAGATCACCATCGAGACAGGGAAACTGGCCAAGCAGGCCAACGGATCTGTAGTAGTAAGAATGGGCGGAACGATGCTTCTGGCAACCGTTGTAGCCAACAAAGATGCAAGCCCGGGCGTGGATTTTCTTCCACTGACGGTAGATTACAGAGAGAAATTCTATTCAGGAGGTAAAATCCCCGGAAACTTTTTCCGTAGAGAAGCCAGACCATCTGACGAGGAAATTTTAACGATGAGACTGGTAGACCGCGTTTTGCGTCCGCTTTTCCCGGACGATTTCCACGCTGAAGTTCAGGTGATGATTTCCCTGATTTCTTATGATAAAGAATGTATGCCTGAAGCACTGGCTGGTTTAGCCGCTTCTGCTGCCATCGCAATCACGGATATCCCGTTCAACGGACCGATGTCTGAAGTAACGGTAGCCAGAATTGACGGACAGTTAGTTGTAAATCCAAGCAGGGAGAATCTGGATAAAGCAGACCTTAACATCCTTGTAGGTGCTACCAAAGACTCTATCGTAATGGTAGAAGGTGTGATGGACGAGATTACCGAAGAGGAAATGATCGAAGCCATTAAATTCGCACACGAAGAAATTAAAGTTCAGGTTGAAGCGCAGGAAAGACTTGCTGAAAGAGTAGGCAAATCTTTACCGAAAAGAGAATACACCCACGAAAACCACGACGAAGAAATTCGTGAAAAGGTTTGGAAAGATACTTTCGACAAAGTTTACGAAGTAGCCAAGACACCTTCTGCAAAAGAAGAAAGACACGATAACTTCAAGGCTGTTCTGGAGGAGTTCTTAGCTCAGTATTCAGAAGAAGAACTGGAAACAGTTAAGCCGTTCGCCAAGATCTATTTCCACGATGTGGAGAAAGAGGCAATGCGTCAAATGATCCTGAACGAGAAAATCCGTCTGGATGGCCGTACGCCGGAAACTATCCGTCCGATCTGGTCAGAAGTGGATTACCTGCCGGGAGCTCACGGATCTGCAGTATTCACCAGAGGTGAAACTCAGTCTTTAACAGCTGTAACTTTAGGTTCAGTGAAAGATGCCAATATGGTAGATTCAGTGGCCATCAATTACGACGAGAAATTTTTCCTTCACTATAACTTCCCACCATTCTCAACAGGTGAGGCAAGACCTTTAAGAGGTACATCAAGAAGGGAAGTAGGACACGGAAACCTTGCACAGCGTGCGCTTTCCAGAATTATTCCGGCAGAAAACCCATATACGATCCGTATTGTTTCCGATATCCTTGAATCTAACGGTTCATCTTCAATGGCAACGGTTTGCGCCGGAACATTGGCTCTGATGGATGCGGGTGTACAGATCACGAAACCGGTTTCAGGTATTGCTATGGGATTGGTAACTGATCCTGAATCAGGTAAATTCACTGTACTTTCTGATATCTTAGGAGACGAAGATCACTTAGGTGATATGGATTTTAAAGTAACCGGAACGGCAGACGGAATCACGGCTTGCCAGATGGATATCAAGATCCAGGGACTTTCTATGGACATCATGGAAACGGCATTGAAACAAGCGAGAGAAGGCCGTCTTCATATCCTTGGCGAAATGTTGAAGACCTTGGATGCACCAAGAGTTGACGTTAAACCGCACGCTCCGAAAATGGAAGTACTCGAGATTCCTAAAGAATTCATCGGTGGCGTTATCGGACCTGGCGGAAAAATAATTCAGCAGATGCAGAAAGATTTCCAGACCGTTATTGCGATCGAAGAAATCGGTGAGATCGGTAGAATTGAAATCTCCGGCGTAAGCAGAGAGAATATCAACGCGACCATCGCAGCCATTAACGAAATTACTTTCGTGCCGACTGTAGGCGAAGTTTACAACGGTAGAGTAGTGAAAGTAATGGATTTCGGTGCGTTCGTAGCAATTGCGAAAGGCACTGAAGGTTTGCTTCACATCTCCGAAATCGAGTGGGCAAGACTTGACAAAGTTCCTTACAACGAGGGCGATATGGTGGAAGTGAAATTCATGGGTTATGATGACCGTAAGAAAATGAAGCTTTCAAGAAAAGTACTTCTCGAAAGACCTCCAAGAACTGAACGTAAGGAAGGTGAAGGCGATAACCGCGAAAACCGCGACAGCCGTCCGCCAAGAAACGACCGCAGAGACGGTGGCGACAGAAGAAGAGACGACAACTTCAACCGCAGCAATAACAGACCCGAGCACAGTGGCCGCCAGACTGAAAAACCAGCAGGAGAAGACACCTTCAAGCCGCTGAACGAAAGTGAAAATACAGACGATGTGAAGCCGGAAGGTTTTTAA
- a CDS encoding transposase, whose product MAYTRILYHLVFRTKASGKTIPLSQAPELYRYIWGILKNKNCVLYRINGMEEHVHILFDLHPSVALADLVKDIKVASSKWMKQSGLFPDFRGWGIKYCAFTYSIREKDMLINYIKNQQTHHRNESFQDEIHRLWKDAEIEDDIKWFWVDN is encoded by the coding sequence ATGGCATACACCCGAATTCTGTATCACCTCGTTTTCCGTACTAAAGCAAGCGGTAAAACAATTCCGTTAAGCCAGGCCCCGGAACTGTACCGTTACATCTGGGGTATTCTTAAAAACAAAAACTGCGTTCTATACCGCATTAACGGCATGGAAGAACACGTGCACATCCTTTTTGACCTGCATCCCTCCGTCGCCCTGGCGGATCTGGTGAAAGATATTAAAGTAGCTTCCTCGAAATGGATGAAACAATCCGGTCTTTTCCCGGATTTTCGCGGGTGGGGCATTAAGTATTGCGCGTTCACCTACTCCATCAGGGAGAAAGACATGTTGATTAACTACATTAAAAACCAGCAGACCCACCACAGAAACGAAAGTTTCCAGGATGAAATTCACCGTTTGTGGAAGGACGCCGAAATCGAAGATGACATCAAATGGTTCTGGGTTGATAATTGA
- a CDS encoding DUF4260 domain-containing protein has translation MKFILNLEYAALLLLGVCAFAATDWSWWWFAALFFLPDVSMAAYLFGPKAGAWTYNLFHHFGVAVLLYLAGSYFSTAELELAGIMMFSHSSFDRLLGYGLKYTDSFQFTHLGKIGKKRT, from the coding sequence ATGAAGTTTATACTGAACCTGGAGTACGCCGCACTTCTGCTTCTGGGAGTTTGCGCCTTTGCGGCCACAGATTGGTCATGGTGGTGGTTTGCAGCACTCTTCTTTCTGCCGGATGTCTCAATGGCGGCCTATCTGTTTGGCCCCAAAGCCGGCGCGTGGACTTACAATCTCTTCCATCATTTCGGCGTGGCGGTGTTACTTTATTTAGCCGGAAGTTACTTTTCAACAGCAGAACTGGAGTTGGCTGGTATCATGATGTTTTCCCATTCCTCGTTTGACCGCCTGCTGGGTTACGGATTGAAGTATACGGACAGCTTTCAATTTACGCATTTAGGTAAAATCGGAAAAAAAAGGACATAA
- a CDS encoding helical backbone metal receptor produces the protein MRIVSLVPSITQTLFDFGLDHSEIVGRTKFCIHPADRVKEVPVIGGTKNLRPDKIKALKPDLIIANKEENDREQVLELEKEFRVWVTDIKTLEDHKSFLHELGQVLHKPDEATHFIQKTDNIFGGIKPGKSIPTAYLIWKDPYMTVGGDTFIHDIMSRLGLLNIFGKQLRYPTVEFSELQTAELVLLSSEPYPFKQKHIAELQEQLPNATIMLADGEAFSWYGTRILQYGSYFHQLTGGLEEPFD, from the coding sequence ATGCGGATTGTCTCACTTGTTCCGTCTATCACCCAAACCCTCTTCGACTTTGGTCTGGATCATTCTGAAATCGTGGGCAGAACAAAATTCTGTATCCATCCGGCAGATCGGGTGAAAGAAGTACCGGTCATTGGTGGCACAAAGAATCTTAGACCTGACAAAATTAAAGCGCTGAAACCCGACCTTATCATCGCCAATAAAGAGGAGAATGACAGGGAACAGGTACTTGAACTCGAAAAAGAATTCAGGGTCTGGGTAACAGACATTAAGACTCTGGAAGATCACAAATCTTTCCTGCACGAACTTGGGCAGGTGCTGCACAAACCTGATGAAGCCACACACTTCATCCAAAAGACAGATAATATTTTCGGTGGAATAAAACCCGGAAAATCCATCCCGACCGCCTACCTTATCTGGAAAGATCCTTATATGACCGTTGGTGGCGACACCTTCATCCACGACATAATGAGCCGTCTTGGTTTATTGAATATTTTCGGAAAACAGCTGAGATATCCAACAGTTGAATTTTCTGAACTCCAAACTGCAGAACTTGTACTTCTGTCATCGGAACCCTATCCTTTCAAACAAAAGCATATTGCTGAGCTGCAGGAACAACTTCCGAACGCCACTATAATGCTTGCTGATGGCGAAGCCTTCTCATGGTACGGCACCAGGATATTGCAATACGGTTCCTATTTCCACCAGTTGACAGGCGGATTAGAGGAGCCTTTCGACTAA